Proteins encoded by one window of Phycisphaerae bacterium:
- the tpx gene encoding thiol peroxidase — MTERKGIVTFKGGPLTLVGNEVKVGDTAPEATLLANDLSPVRIGSLRGKVLILSCVPSLDTPVCDAQTRKFNQAAAALGNDVEILTISMDLPFAQKRWCGAAGIDRVRTLSDHRDAAFATAYGLLLKELRLLARAVLVVDKAGKVQYVELVKEVTQEPDYEAALAAAKKLV; from the coding sequence ATGACCGAACGAAAGGGCATCGTTACCTTCAAAGGCGGGCCGCTGACACTGGTAGGCAACGAAGTGAAAGTGGGCGACACGGCGCCCGAGGCGACGCTGTTGGCCAACGATCTGTCGCCCGTCCGGATCGGCTCGCTGCGCGGAAAGGTGCTGATCCTGTCGTGTGTTCCATCCCTGGATACGCCGGTCTGCGATGCTCAGACGCGGAAGTTCAACCAAGCGGCCGCCGCATTGGGGAACGATGTGGAGATCCTTACCATCAGCATGGATCTGCCGTTTGCCCAGAAGCGTTGGTGCGGAGCGGCAGGCATCGATCGCGTTCGCACGCTCTCGGACCACCGTGATGCCGCCTTTGCGACGGCCTATGGCTTGCTGCTCAAGGAGCTTCGCCTGCTGGCCCGGGCGGTGCTGGTGGTCGACAAGGCGGGCAAGGTGCAATACGTCGAGCTGGTCAAGGAAGTCACACAGGAGCCGGACTACGAAGCGGCCTTGGCGGCGGCCAAGAAGCTGGTGTGA